One Deltaproteobacteria bacterium genomic region harbors:
- a CDS encoding response regulator transcription factor has product MGAARDGLEAVEMIKSLRPDIVILDYAMPNLDGMHATKEIKEASKSTKIVIYSMFSDVELIVSLLKEGISGYVLKGRPISELVMAVNAVAEGGVFYSEAVGRALQEYLVDEKSDDKDDDVLDHLSPREREIFVLLADGLTPEEIADRLHISSKTVETHKYNIMDKLNLKSIAEWTKIAVRQKLIDIKNL; this is encoded by the coding sequence GTGGGAGCGGCCCGTGACGGCCTCGAGGCCGTTGAAATGATCAAATCCCTGAGGCCCGATATCGTGATCTTGGATTATGCGATGCCAAACCTGGACGGCATGCATGCGACGAAAGAGATCAAAGAGGCGTCCAAATCTACCAAGATCGTCATATATTCGATGTTTTCGGATGTGGAATTGATCGTATCCCTTCTCAAGGAGGGTATATCCGGGTATGTGCTGAAGGGACGGCCGATTTCTGAGCTGGTAATGGCCGTGAACGCCGTGGCGGAGGGAGGCGTCTTTTACAGCGAGGCGGTCGGGAGGGCTCTTCAGGAATACCTGGTGGATGAGAAATCCGATGATAAGGACGACGATGTCCTCGATCATCTCAGCCCCCGAGAGAGGGAAATTTTTGTGCTTCTGGCCGATGGACTAACGCCGGAGGAGATCGCTGATCGACTCCATATTAGTTCCAAAACGGTCGAAACACATAAATACAATATTATGGATAAATTGAATTTGAAATCCATAGCGGAATGGACGAAAATCGCAGTCAGGCAAAAGCTTATAGATATCAAGAACCTCTAA
- a CDS encoding DUF86 domain-containing protein, which translates to MLEAARKIDRYIKGLAFEDFVEDEKAFDAVIRQLTIMGEASSHIPEEITALSPEIPWSSIRGMRNVIVHDYLSVNMRIVWKTVTKDLPDLCFQLEALQSRIARKDYGL; encoded by the coding sequence ATGCTGGAAGCCGCACGAAAAATTGATCGGTATATTAAAGGATTAGCGTTCGAAGATTTCGTGGAGGACGAAAAAGCCTTTGATGCGGTTATAAGGCAATTGACGATCATGGGTGAGGCCTCCTCACATATACCTGAAGAGATCACCGCTCTTTCCCCGGAAATTCCTTGGTCTTCGATCCGCGGGATGCGCAATGTCATCGTGCATGATTATTTGAGTGTCAACATGCGTATTGTATGGAAAACCGTTACGAAGGATCTTCCCGATTTGTGCTTTCAGTTGGAGGCTCTGCAATCCAGGATCGCACGAAAGGATTATGGATTGTAG
- a CDS encoding nucleotidyltransferase family protein: MNKQQIIETIRSNRALLEAFSVKSLSVFGSVVRSEARPDSDVDILVEFEPDAEIGLFEFVRLKDALSDLIGIPVDLATPDALHPALKDDILWEAVHVA; encoded by the coding sequence ATGAATAAACAACAGATCATCGAAACGATACGAAGCAACCGCGCCCTACTGGAAGCGTTCTCGGTCAAATCCCTCTCGGTCTTCGGCTCCGTTGTGCGGAGCGAGGCTCGGCCGGACAGTGATGTGGATATTTTGGTGGAATTCGAACCGGACGCCGAAATCGGTTTGTTCGAATTCGTCCGCCTGAAGGACGCATTGAGCGATCTCATCGGCATTCCGGTGGATCTGGCGACGCCCGATGCGCTCCATCCGGCGCTGAAAGACGACATACTGTGGGAGGCGGTCCATGTCGCCTAG